One Gimesia aquarii DNA segment encodes these proteins:
- the tdh gene encoding L-threonine 3-dehydrogenase, giving the protein MKALVKKESKPGLWLEEVPVPTIGINDVLIKVDRTGICGTDVHIYKWDEWARKTIPVPMVVGHEFVGEIMEVGSNVVDYAPGEIVSGEGHVVCGRCRNCFAGRRHLCAHTEGVGVNRPGAFAEYISLPMTNIWHHDESIDRDIASIFDPFGNAVHTALSFPVLGEDVLITGAGPIGVMAAAIVRHAGARHVVVTDVNPYRLELAQKMGATVALDVRNHPIADVQKQLGMSEGFDVGLEMSGNPQAFRDMLNNMCHGGKIAMLGIPEQEMPIDWNLVVFNMLTIKGIYGREMYETWYKMTVMLQSGLEISPVITHRFDASEYEAGFEVMISGQSGKVILDWKNV; this is encoded by the coding sequence ATGAAAGCACTGGTCAAAAAGGAATCAAAACCCGGACTTTGGCTGGAAGAGGTTCCTGTTCCCACGATTGGAATTAACGACGTTCTGATCAAAGTCGATCGTACAGGAATTTGTGGCACTGACGTCCATATCTATAAATGGGATGAATGGGCTCGGAAAACCATTCCTGTGCCCATGGTCGTCGGTCACGAATTTGTTGGCGAAATCATGGAGGTCGGTTCGAACGTCGTGGATTACGCTCCGGGCGAAATTGTGAGTGGTGAAGGGCATGTAGTCTGTGGTCGTTGCCGTAATTGCTTCGCAGGCCGGCGTCATCTTTGTGCACACACTGAGGGAGTCGGCGTGAATCGTCCCGGTGCGTTTGCAGAATATATTTCGTTACCCATGACAAATATCTGGCATCACGATGAATCCATTGATCGTGATATCGCTTCCATTTTTGATCCCTTTGGCAATGCCGTCCATACGGCGCTTTCGTTTCCCGTTCTGGGAGAAGATGTATTAATCACCGGTGCAGGCCCCATCGGTGTAATGGCAGCAGCCATTGTCAGACATGCCGGTGCGCGTCATGTGGTGGTGACCGATGTGAATCCCTATCGATTGGAACTCGCACAAAAAATGGGGGCGACCGTCGCTTTAGACGTCCGCAACCACCCGATTGCCGATGTGCAAAAACAACTGGGAATGTCGGAAGGCTTCGATGTGGGTCTGGAAATGTCAGGGAATCCTCAAGCATTTCGTGACATGCTTAACAACATGTGTCACGGCGGTAAGATCGCCATGCTGGGTATTCCCGAACAGGAAATGCCCATCGATTGGAATCTGGTTGTGTTCAACATGTTGACGATTAAAGGGATCTACGGTCGAGAAATGTATGAAACGTGGTATAAAATGACGGTGATGCTGCAAAGTGGCCTTGAGATCAGCCCTGTCATCACTCACCGTTTTGACGCCAGCGAATATGAAGCCGGATTTGAGGTCATGATCTCAGGTCAATCGGGGAAAGTGATCCTTGATTGGAAAAACGTTTAA
- the kdsA gene encoding 3-deoxy-8-phosphooctulonate synthase: MSQNPVTIGNIQCGTNLPLVFIAGPCVIESEELVLTTAKQLAEIAARENLPLIFKCSFDKANRTSVDSFRGPGLDAGLEILTKVKQETGLEVTTDIHEPGQAAPSAEVCRILQIPAFLARQTDLLEEASKAASKHQGVVNIKKPQFVAPEDCIHAVKKCEAFGLDQLMLTERGTTFGYGRLVNDMRCIPIMQNMGTPVIFDATHSVQTPGGKSTGGQRDMIPFLARAAVACGCDGIFAETHPDPSQALSDGPNMLPLDQFANFALNLQKFRSLVNEI; encoded by the coding sequence GTGTCTCAAAATCCCGTCACCATTGGAAACATTCAATGTGGTACCAATCTGCCTCTTGTCTTTATCGCAGGTCCGTGCGTCATTGAGAGTGAAGAACTTGTTCTGACCACGGCAAAACAACTCGCTGAAATTGCCGCCAGGGAAAATTTGCCTTTAATTTTCAAATGCAGTTTTGACAAGGCGAATCGAACCAGTGTTGACAGCTTTCGAGGTCCCGGACTCGACGCGGGGCTTGAGATCCTGACAAAAGTCAAACAGGAAACGGGCCTGGAAGTCACAACAGATATCCACGAACCAGGTCAGGCAGCCCCGTCGGCAGAAGTGTGCCGGATTCTTCAGATACCTGCGTTTCTTGCACGGCAGACCGATTTACTGGAAGAAGCTTCCAAAGCTGCTTCGAAACATCAGGGAGTTGTGAATATCAAAAAACCACAGTTTGTCGCCCCGGAAGACTGCATTCACGCAGTCAAGAAATGTGAAGCGTTCGGTCTGGACCAGTTAATGCTCACCGAACGGGGAACTACTTTTGGATACGGACGACTGGTAAATGACATGCGCTGTATCCCCATCATGCAAAACATGGGAACCCCCGTTATCTTTGATGCCACTCACAGTGTGCAAACCCCCGGTGGAAAATCGACGGGAGGACAGCGGGACATGATTCCCTTTCTCGCAAGAGCAGCCGTTGCCTGTGGCTGTGATGGGATTTTTGCGGAAACTCATCCTGATCCCTCCCAAGCACTCAGTGATGGACCCAATATGTTACCATTAGATCAGTTTGCTAATTTTGCCCTCAATTTACAGAAATTCCGCTCACTGGTTAACGAAATCTGA
- a CDS encoding neutral/alkaline non-lysosomal ceramidase N-terminal domain-containing protein, with translation MSRFLFCLLFVFGSTLSLFAAESAQSENIEWKAGVASAKITPEKPLRMAGYAGRKEPAEGTEQDLFAKALAVEDQDGNRVVFLTLDLIGVIDQLRADVTKQVQEKFYLPPQALLMNASHTHCGPAYGRDDAKAYYDTLAQTLVKTIGQALEGLQPAKLSWSTARCSVAMNRRTPSATGYRNHPNPNGLVDHQVPVLRVDDPKGELKAVMFGYACHNTTMGFRKWLGDYAGFAQEYFEKDHPGVTALFMMGCGGDQNPYPRSELHYAHKHGRSLATAVEAALEVNQRALRHQHPLHGPLKVAYETVQLEYLPEKKREPWDYPVQVIQFGNDLTIVALGTEVVVDYSLRIKQELFEPEGPAIWVAGYSNVYSGYIPSKRVLLEGGYEASRPYQPDVEERIIGKVLELDQRLKNQKAK, from the coding sequence ATGAGTCGGTTCTTATTTTGTCTCTTGTTTGTTTTCGGTTCCACCTTGTCCCTCTTCGCTGCAGAATCTGCTCAATCGGAGAACATAGAATGGAAAGCCGGTGTGGCTTCTGCCAAGATTACTCCAGAAAAGCCGCTACGAATGGCCGGGTATGCGGGTCGCAAAGAACCTGCTGAAGGAACTGAGCAGGATCTGTTTGCTAAAGCGTTAGCTGTTGAAGATCAAGACGGTAACCGAGTGGTCTTTTTAACCCTCGATTTGATCGGTGTGATCGATCAATTGCGGGCTGATGTGACAAAGCAGGTTCAGGAAAAATTTTACCTGCCTCCGCAGGCACTTTTGATGAATGCCTCACATACTCATTGTGGCCCCGCCTATGGTCGCGATGATGCGAAAGCTTATTATGATACGTTAGCGCAAACTCTGGTTAAGACCATCGGTCAAGCACTTGAAGGTTTGCAGCCTGCGAAACTGAGCTGGTCGACTGCACGCTGCTCTGTAGCCATGAATCGTCGCACTCCGAGTGCCACTGGTTATCGTAATCACCCCAATCCGAATGGGTTGGTAGATCATCAGGTGCCAGTCTTACGCGTGGACGACCCGAAAGGGGAGTTGAAAGCAGTCATGTTTGGTTATGCCTGCCACAATACGACGATGGGTTTTCGCAAGTGGCTGGGTGACTATGCGGGATTTGCACAGGAGTATTTCGAAAAAGATCATCCTGGTGTCACTGCTTTATTCATGATGGGATGTGGCGGAGATCAGAATCCTTATCCACGTAGCGAATTACATTATGCTCATAAACATGGACGTTCCCTGGCCACAGCAGTCGAAGCGGCCCTGGAAGTCAATCAGCGTGCCCTGCGGCACCAACATCCCCTGCATGGACCACTCAAAGTCGCTTATGAGACCGTGCAACTGGAATACCTGCCAGAAAAAAAACGGGAGCCCTGGGATTATCCAGTCCAGGTGATTCAGTTCGGCAACGATCTGACGATTGTTGCTCTAGGTACCGAAGTCGTCGTTGATTATTCACTCCGTATCAAGCAGGAATTGTTTGAACCTGAAGGGCCAGCCATCTGGGTCGCCGGTTACTCGAATGTTTATTCAGGTTACATTCCCAGTAAGCGGGTGCTACTTGAGGGGGGTTACGAAGCTAGCCGTCCCTACCAACCAGACGTTGAAGAGCGCATCATCGGTAAAGTTCTGGAGCTGGATCAACGGTTAAAGAACCAGAAAGCAAAATGA
- a CDS encoding bile acid:sodium symporter family protein: MFAFLRRRWFLICITLVIVIGVYTGHQGSEEILSELKQFIRPSWLTAIVLFLMSLSLNSEHLLTSIKKPGPLFLSLATNIILVPLIAWGLMPLQLTPDFKVGLIIMACVPCTLCGASVWTRRAGGNDGVSLMVTMITNGACFITVPFWILLITSREIEFDRFEMITKLFYAAMLPVIIGQILRLNHRIAKFADQITSKLGTIALVFVLLMVLLAAVQTGFGIQTSELGISFAAVAIVWISCIVVHITGFVLNMLLGKTLHFHPRDRIASAFAGSQKTLPIAVFLATDPSMFGNAGIPSAVFPMLMFHTSQFFIDTILADRHREKYLLLEEDELAKREAEPVSACEQ; the protein is encoded by the coding sequence ATGTTCGCCTTCCTACGTCGTCGCTGGTTTTTAATTTGTATCACACTGGTCATTGTCATCGGTGTTTATACGGGCCATCAGGGATCAGAAGAGATCCTCTCCGAACTGAAACAGTTCATTCGTCCCTCCTGGTTGACGGCGATTGTTTTATTTTTGATGTCGCTCAGTTTAAATTCCGAGCATTTGCTGACCTCCATTAAAAAGCCAGGTCCACTTTTCCTTTCACTGGCCACGAACATCATCCTGGTCCCTTTAATCGCCTGGGGCTTAATGCCTTTGCAGTTAACGCCAGACTTCAAAGTCGGTCTGATCATTATGGCCTGTGTCCCTTGTACGTTATGCGGGGCCTCTGTCTGGACACGACGCGCAGGGGGTAATGATGGCGTTTCCTTAATGGTGACAATGATTACCAATGGTGCCTGTTTTATCACAGTTCCGTTCTGGATCTTGTTAATCACGTCGCGCGAAATTGAATTCGATCGTTTTGAGATGATCACAAAACTGTTTTATGCCGCCATGCTGCCTGTCATTATCGGGCAAATACTCCGGCTCAATCATAGAATCGCAAAGTTTGCCGATCAAATTACATCCAAGCTGGGTACGATTGCGTTGGTGTTTGTGTTACTGATGGTTCTACTTGCTGCCGTACAAACAGGTTTTGGCATTCAGACTTCGGAACTTGGCATTTCCTTTGCCGCTGTCGCCATCGTCTGGATCAGTTGCATTGTGGTCCACATCACAGGTTTTGTGCTCAACATGTTATTGGGAAAAACGCTTCATTTTCATCCGCGCGATCGAATCGCCAGTGCCTTTGCCGGCAGCCAGAAGACTCTGCCCATTGCGGTCTTCCTGGCAACCGATCCTTCCATGTTTGGAAACGCTGGAATTCCGTCCGCCGTCTTCCCCATGCTGATGTTCCACACTTCGCAGTTCTTCATCGATACCATTCTGGCGGATCGACACCGTGAGAAATATCTCTTACTTGAAGAAGATGAATTAGCAAAACGGGAAGCAGAGCCTGTGTCGGCCTGCGAGCAGTGA
- a CDS encoding ammonia-forming cytochrome c nitrite reductase subunit c552, which produces MKKQTSQITLPTLLLIVILSAGICFAMVALLTNIFERKQEGRSTIMRVVEIDDDTSDPAVWGKNFPLQYDDYLKTADMIQTTYGGSEAIPHVPTDEDPRDIVSRSKLELIPQLKRMWAGYAFSKDYREKRGHAYMLTDQLYTERQKVGQPGTCIHCHGSTYVAMKELGNGDILAGFEKLNAMPYSEAKEHIKHPVACIDCHDPDTMALRITRPAFMEGIAAYKATQGIKDYDVNRDATRQEMRSFVCGQCHVEYYFKGDQKRLTYPWSEGLTVDAAYEHFEKEEFKDWVHAETGAPMLKAQHPEFELWSQGIHARAGVSCADCHMAYKRVGAMKISDHHIRSPLLNVNASCGTCHKTSDQELIARTENIQTRHRKLVEVALDALMDLIDDINKAKKNGVSEEKIKKAQQWQRKATFYVDYVEAENSSGFHAGQEAARILAESIDFSRKGQNVLRESTP; this is translated from the coding sequence ATGAAAAAACAAACTAGTCAGATCACACTCCCCACACTGCTTCTGATTGTTATCCTTTCTGCAGGAATCTGTTTTGCGATGGTAGCACTGTTGACAAACATCTTTGAACGGAAACAGGAAGGCCGCTCGACCATCATGCGTGTTGTGGAAATCGATGATGACACATCTGACCCCGCGGTCTGGGGCAAGAATTTTCCACTGCAATACGATGATTACCTTAAAACCGCCGACATGATACAGACGACCTATGGTGGCAGCGAAGCCATTCCCCATGTTCCAACTGACGAAGATCCGCGAGACATCGTTTCGCGCAGCAAACTGGAATTGATTCCTCAATTGAAACGGATGTGGGCAGGCTATGCATTCTCTAAAGACTATCGTGAGAAACGCGGACACGCCTACATGTTGACCGACCAACTTTATACTGAACGCCAGAAAGTGGGTCAGCCAGGGACGTGTATTCATTGTCACGGTTCCACTTATGTGGCGATGAAAGAATTAGGAAACGGAGACATTCTGGCCGGGTTCGAAAAACTGAATGCCATGCCATACTCTGAAGCGAAAGAACATATCAAACATCCGGTCGCCTGTATCGACTGTCATGATCCCGACACGATGGCACTACGGATTACGCGACCGGCATTCATGGAAGGTATTGCTGCTTACAAAGCAACTCAGGGAATTAAGGATTACGATGTCAACCGTGATGCAACCCGGCAGGAAATGCGATCTTTTGTCTGCGGCCAATGCCACGTTGAATATTATTTCAAAGGTGATCAAAAACGATTGACCTATCCCTGGTCTGAAGGGCTGACCGTTGATGCCGCTTATGAGCATTTTGAGAAAGAAGAATTCAAGGACTGGGTCCACGCCGAAACCGGCGCGCCGATGCTCAAAGCACAGCATCCGGAATTTGAACTCTGGTCACAGGGCATTCACGCTCGCGCCGGGGTCTCTTGCGCGGATTGTCACATGGCGTATAAGCGTGTAGGAGCAATGAAAATCAGCGACCATCATATCCGTAGCCCGTTACTTAATGTCAATGCTTCTTGTGGAACCTGTCATAAAACCAGTGACCAGGAACTGATCGCGCGCACGGAAAATATTCAGACACGCCATCGTAAACTGGTCGAAGTGGCTCTCGATGCACTCATGGACTTGATTGATGACATCAACAAAGCTAAGAAAAATGGCGTTTCCGAAGAAAAGATCAAAAAGGCTCAGCAATGGCAGCGAAAAGCAACGTTTTACGTTGATTATGTTGAAGCTGAGAATTCCTCCGGCTTCCATGCGGGACAGGAAGCGGCCCGTATCCTGGCAGAATCGATCGACTTTTCAAGAAAAGGTCAAAATGTTCTCAGGGAGTCTACTCCCTGA
- the nrfH gene encoding cytochrome c nitrite reductase small subunit: MNQITRLKLKTVLYLVIAVLIGGVIGIGTFTFGYANGASYLKADSKSCANCHVMQGHFDAWVKSSHGKFASCNDCHAPHDNVVSAYYCKARNGFFHSLAFTTGDFEENLRITDYNRGVTEQACRKCHADLVHQIDILAVGELNKDSSERLESNSCIRCHLTVGHDT; encoded by the coding sequence ATGAATCAAATTACCAGGCTCAAACTAAAAACGGTGCTCTATTTAGTAATCGCAGTGTTAATTGGCGGTGTCATAGGCATTGGTACTTTCACCTTCGGTTATGCCAATGGGGCCTCTTATCTCAAAGCGGATTCAAAATCTTGCGCAAACTGCCATGTGATGCAAGGCCACTTCGATGCCTGGGTTAAGTCATCGCATGGGAAGTTTGCTTCTTGCAACGATTGTCACGCACCGCATGACAATGTCGTTTCCGCTTACTACTGTAAAGCACGTAATGGTTTTTTTCACTCGTTAGCCTTCACTACAGGGGATTTCGAGGAGAACCTGAGAATTACAGATTATAACCGCGGCGTGACAGAGCAGGCCTGTCGAAAATGTCACGCTGATCTTGTCCATCAAATCGACATTCTCGCTGTTGGTGAGTTAAACAAAGATAGTTCAGAGCGACTTGAATCAAATTCTTGTATCCGCTGTCATTTAACGGTCGGTCATGATACATAA
- a CDS encoding response regulator has protein sequence MTNPQKILFCGPTDDQTSALREKFSSNDYLVVTPENLAEGIEEFDQGNVSALVVPATSGTLPLALIQSGNLLEFLPHAVAILDADLKVLWANHQLGELCGQQAPLIGRPFYDAFGAPEILGPDFSPFHTAFSTRAVAKSGLRVGDKSYYDVEVMPVLSDVEGGQEPSYLVASIRDISEDVLQRQKLNAIYQAGLELGDLSPEEIFEMTTEDRVELLKAKILHYTQDLLEFETVEIRILDKATNRLDVLLAVGMEQVAADRTLHAEPEGNGVTGFVAATGKSYLCEDTAHDPLYMTGAPDARSSLTVPLNLHDEVLGTFNVESPHAGAFDENDLHFLELFSREVAIALNTLELLVVEKLTTASTSTELIMRGVVDPVDEILNDTAWILERYIGHEPNVCERLQRILKDTRHIKQLIQQVGEEMAPQTPHHHNVPTMRQVNPKLLNKRILVVDSDASVRRAAHELLGRLGCEVETAHDGEEAFLMVRSFHYDVVIADIRLPDMNGYECFSQIREIHEHLPVILMTGFGYDPTHSIVKARQLGLKCVLYKPFRLDQLISGVEKAVSISEDMTPEASN, from the coding sequence GTGACCAATCCGCAAAAAATTCTCTTCTGTGGGCCAACTGACGACCAGACATCTGCGTTAAGAGAGAAGTTCTCATCAAATGACTATCTGGTGGTGACCCCGGAAAATCTGGCGGAAGGTATTGAAGAGTTCGATCAGGGGAATGTTTCTGCTCTGGTGGTTCCTGCCACTTCGGGAACATTGCCGCTTGCTCTAATCCAATCTGGTAACCTGCTTGAATTTTTACCGCATGCTGTTGCCATACTCGATGCAGACCTGAAGGTTCTCTGGGCCAATCATCAATTGGGTGAGTTGTGTGGTCAGCAGGCCCCACTCATTGGACGTCCCTTTTATGATGCGTTTGGTGCTCCTGAAATATTAGGTCCCGACTTCAGTCCCTTTCACACCGCATTTTCGACAAGAGCTGTCGCCAAGAGTGGCTTACGAGTTGGCGATAAAAGCTATTATGACGTGGAAGTGATGCCTGTGCTGAGCGATGTGGAAGGTGGACAAGAGCCTTCGTATCTGGTGGCCAGCATCCGCGATATCTCCGAAGATGTCCTGCAACGGCAAAAATTGAACGCCATTTATCAGGCAGGTCTGGAATTGGGTGATCTCTCTCCAGAAGAAATCTTCGAGATGACTACTGAAGACCGCGTCGAATTATTAAAAGCCAAAATTCTGCACTATACGCAGGATCTGCTGGAATTTGAAACCGTTGAAATCCGCATTCTGGACAAAGCGACGAATCGCCTGGATGTATTATTAGCCGTGGGTATGGAACAAGTGGCCGCAGATCGGACACTACATGCCGAGCCTGAAGGCAACGGTGTAACCGGTTTTGTCGCAGCCACTGGAAAAAGTTACCTCTGTGAGGACACGGCACATGACCCGCTCTATATGACAGGAGCTCCTGACGCACGTAGTTCATTAACGGTTCCCTTAAACTTGCATGATGAAGTGTTGGGGACGTTCAATGTAGAAAGTCCCCATGCAGGGGCCTTCGATGAAAATGATTTGCATTTTCTGGAGCTGTTCAGTCGCGAAGTCGCGATTGCTTTGAATACGCTCGAGTTGTTGGTGGTCGAAAAATTAACAACGGCCTCTACCAGCACTGAATTAATAATGCGTGGTGTCGTGGATCCCGTAGATGAAATCCTAAACGATACTGCCTGGATTCTGGAGCGTTATATTGGTCATGAGCCGAATGTGTGCGAGCGATTGCAGCGTATCCTCAAAGATACGCGTCATATCAAACAGCTGATTCAGCAGGTGGGAGAAGAAATGGCTCCCCAAACACCCCATCATCATAATGTGCCTACGATGAGACAGGTGAATCCCAAGTTACTTAATAAGCGGATTCTGGTTGTTGACAGTGACGCTTCTGTCAGACGTGCTGCACACGAACTGTTAGGACGCCTGGGGTGTGAAGTGGAAACGGCCCACGATGGCGAAGAAGCATTTCTGATGGTACGCAGCTTTCATTACGATGTGGTGATTGCGGATATTCGTCTTCCTGATATGAACGGATATGAATGCTTCTCTCAAATCCGAGAGATTCATGAGCACTTGCCTGTGATTCTAATGACCGGTTTTGGATATGACCCGACGCATTCGATTGTCAAAGCACGTCAACTTGGTTTGAAATGCGTGCTCTACAAACCGTTTCGGCTTGATCAGTTGATATCCGGTGTGGAGAAAGCGGTGAGTATCTCTGAAGACATGACTCCGGAAGCCTCGAACTGA
- a CDS encoding glycine C-acetyltransferase yields the protein MYGSMKQELENTLASIREAGLYKSERIITTPQDAHIRVADGEPVLNMCANNYLGLAEHPEVIAAAHAGLDQWGYGLSSVRFICGTQSIHKTLENKLSQFLGTEDTILYTSCFDANGGLFETILSAEDAIISDELNHASIIDGVRLCKAHRFRYKNSDMQDLEEQLKAAQSARFRMIATDGVFSMDGYIANLPAICDLAEKYDALVMVDDSHAVGFMGKQGKGVHEFHDVMERVDIITGTLGKALGGASGGYTSGRKEVIDLLRQRSRPYLFSNSVAPSIVAASIKAIDLLSESTELRDKLEANTKHFRSGISKVGFDVLQGEHPIVPIMLGDAALAAQVADALLQKGIYVIGFSYPVVPQGKARIRTQISAAHSIEDLDFAIEKFKEVKQELGI from the coding sequence ATGTATGGATCGATGAAACAGGAATTGGAAAACACGCTCGCATCAATTCGTGAAGCAGGTTTATATAAATCAGAACGTATTATTACGACACCACAAGATGCGCATATTCGTGTCGCGGACGGAGAACCGGTCCTCAACATGTGCGCCAATAATTATCTCGGCCTGGCAGAACATCCCGAAGTGATCGCTGCCGCCCATGCCGGATTGGACCAGTGGGGATATGGCTTATCGTCTGTCCGTTTTATTTGTGGAACTCAATCCATTCACAAAACGCTTGAGAACAAGTTGAGTCAGTTCCTGGGAACCGAAGACACGATTCTCTATACATCCTGCTTCGATGCCAATGGTGGTCTGTTCGAAACGATCTTGTCTGCCGAAGATGCGATTATTTCAGATGAATTGAATCATGCCAGCATCATCGATGGGGTTCGTTTATGCAAAGCACATCGATTCCGATATAAAAATAGTGACATGCAGGATCTGGAAGAACAACTCAAAGCAGCCCAATCGGCTCGCTTTCGCATGATCGCCACCGATGGCGTGTTTTCCATGGATGGTTATATCGCAAATCTACCCGCCATCTGTGACCTCGCAGAAAAGTACGATGCCCTGGTAATGGTCGATGACTCACACGCCGTCGGTTTCATGGGCAAACAGGGAAAAGGCGTTCATGAATTTCACGATGTGATGGAGCGCGTCGACATCATTACGGGTACATTGGGTAAAGCACTTGGCGGAGCCAGTGGTGGCTATACCAGTGGTCGCAAAGAAGTCATCGACTTGCTCAGACAACGTTCGCGGCCTTACTTATTCTCAAACTCGGTGGCACCGTCAATTGTCGCGGCATCGATCAAAGCCATTGATCTGCTCTCAGAGTCAACTGAACTACGCGACAAGCTAGAAGCCAATACGAAGCATTTCCGCTCAGGTATTTCAAAAGTCGGCTTTGACGTTCTACAAGGAGAACATCCCATTGTTCCTATTATGCTGGGTGATGCGGCACTGGCTGCGCAAGTCGCCGATGCCCTGCTACAAAAAGGAATCTATGTCATCGGTTTTTCTTACCCTGTCGTTCCTCAGGGAAAAGCCCGAATTCGCACACAAATTTCGGCCGCTCATTCGATTGAGGATCTGGATTTCGCCATAGAGAAGTTCAAAGAGGTCAAGCAGGAACTGGGGATCTGA
- a CDS encoding diacylglycerol/lipid kinase family protein, translating into MPTPWVAIQRNPISGTGNRASLLLELIHHLKQNGIRPRLFSNRDRMQDILNQLAVDEQPLCVVAAGGDGTVQDVINRYPNQKIAVLPLGTENLLARYLGIPKSGQFVADIISQGTTRNIDLCQLNDRKFVLMASIGFDAAVASELAQSRKGNISHLSYLKPILKMLWSFPFEELQITARDNEGEYETTAYHAIVVNIPAYGLNLNFAPAANDHDGLLDVILLQEKGVWNMLKYVYRIIRGTHLDSPGIQKLQTSYIRIQSAQPVPVQTDGDASGFTPAEIQVIPAAAHFIVPCSNSENDQ; encoded by the coding sequence ATGCCTACACCTTGGGTCGCCATACAAAGAAACCCAATTTCTGGTACGGGAAATCGAGCCTCATTGCTACTGGAATTGATCCACCATCTCAAACAGAACGGCATACGACCCCGGCTTTTTTCCAATCGCGACCGTATGCAGGACATTCTGAATCAACTGGCAGTCGACGAACAGCCTCTGTGTGTTGTGGCTGCTGGCGGAGATGGGACCGTTCAAGATGTGATTAATCGCTATCCCAATCAAAAAATCGCTGTTCTCCCTCTGGGAACAGAAAATTTGCTCGCCCGTTATCTTGGCATCCCCAAATCAGGCCAGTTTGTTGCAGACATCATTAGTCAGGGTACCACACGGAATATTGATCTCTGCCAACTCAATGACCGAAAATTTGTCTTGATGGCAAGCATCGGCTTCGATGCTGCCGTTGCCTCGGAACTGGCTCAGTCCCGAAAAGGAAATATCTCCCATCTCAGCTATCTGAAACCCATTTTGAAAATGCTTTGGTCCTTTCCCTTTGAAGAACTCCAGATCACAGCGCGAGACAATGAGGGTGAGTACGAAACGACCGCCTATCATGCGATTGTGGTGAACATTCCCGCTTATGGATTGAATTTGAATTTCGCACCCGCCGCCAACGATCATGATGGCCTGCTCGACGTGATTCTCTTACAGGAAAAAGGGGTCTGGAATATGCTCAAATATGTGTATCGCATTATCCGTGGTACTCATCTTGACTCACCGGGCATTCAAAAGTTACAGACATCTTACATTCGGATCCAGTCTGCTCAGCCGGTTCCCGTTCAAACCGACGGCGATGCTTCCGGCTTTACACCAGCAGAGATTCAAGTGATTCCTGCGGCAGCACACTTTATCGTCCCTTGCTCAAACTCTGAAAATGATCAATAA
- a CDS encoding helix-turn-helix domain-containing protein, which translates to MTKNSAKKTAGTATPAEISPDEISGQLSQRVRALRKERGWSLDSLSAACGVSRSMLSQIERGEANPTLAVTVRISQAFGIALGDLVEAPISTSSIEVIRADDRTFHYRSDSECRIRTLSPLHLEKDVEFYEVLLYTGGQLKSAPHFKGTREFLTVEKGKIQLESGEDSTLLGPGDSASYRVDVPHTIINRGRGEAVLFLVVIYQN; encoded by the coding sequence ATGACAAAAAATTCAGCGAAGAAAACAGCCGGCACAGCGACTCCCGCGGAAATATCTCCGGATGAGATTAGTGGGCAGCTTTCGCAACGAGTACGCGCTTTGCGAAAAGAACGTGGCTGGTCGTTGGATTCGTTGTCGGCGGCCTGTGGTGTCAGTCGTTCGATGTTAAGCCAAATCGAGCGGGGAGAAGCGAATCCCACGCTGGCCGTGACGGTCCGTATCTCACAGGCGTTCGGAATTGCACTCGGCGATCTGGTGGAAGCACCGATATCGACTTCTTCGATTGAAGTGATTCGCGCCGATGACAGGACGTTCCATTATCGTTCTGATTCCGAGTGCCGGATTCGAACTCTGTCCCCTCTTCATCTGGAGAAGGATGTGGAGTTCTATGAAGTACTGCTCTATACGGGAGGCCAACTGAAAAGTGCGCCCCACTTCAAAGGGACGCGCGAATTTCTCACCGTAGAAAAAGGAAAAATCCAATTGGAATCGGGTGAAGACTCCACATTACTCGGTCCGGGAGATTCCGCCAGTTATCGCGTCGATGTGCCACACACCATCATCAACCGCGGACGTGGGGAAGCGGTCCTGTTTCTGGTGGTGATTTATCAGAATTGA